One genomic window of SAR202 cluster bacterium includes the following:
- a CDS encoding DUF1802 family protein encodes MLPYSTSIAFKEWAVTVRALAQGKQVLLMRKGGIREEGREFKVQHHEFLLYPTYEHQRADLLQESYRLEYKPALEHLPNPSKIAFTHWARVEETLELWDEATLPLLQPFHIWTQDYAEKRLHWKPRKPLILMLLRVYSLGIPQSVDFKPHYDGCKSWVALDSQVSMGDPSPVLTDAQFHNGVLKVKDVLSLSSVKA; translated from the coding sequence ATGCTCCCTTACTCTACCAGTATCGCCTTCAAAGAATGGGCCGTCACCGTCCGGGCCCTCGCCCAGGGCAAACAGGTCCTGCTCATGCGCAAGGGCGGTATCAGAGAGGAGGGCAGGGAGTTCAAGGTCCAGCACCACGAGTTTCTTCTCTATCCTACCTACGAGCATCAGCGCGCCGACCTCCTCCAGGAGTCCTATCGTCTCGAATACAAGCCTGCCCTTGAGCATCTCCCCAATCCTTCTAAAATCGCCTTTACTCACTGGGCTCGAGTTGAAGAGACCCTGGAACTGTGGGACGAGGCCACACTTCCCCTTCTCCAGCCTTTCCATATCTGGACTCAGGACTACGCTGAAAAACGCCTCCACTGGAAGCCCCGCAAACCTTTAATATTAATGCTGCTCCGTGTCTATAGTCTTGGTATTCCTCAATCGGTCGACTTCAAGCCCCACTACGATGGCTGCAAGTCCTGGGTAGCCCTCGACTCCCAGGTGTCCATGGGAGATCCCTCGCCGGTGTTAACCGACGCCCAGTTCCACAATGGAGTATTAAAGGTCAAGGATGTCCTTAGCCTCTCGTCCGTCAAAGCCTAA
- a CDS encoding aldo/keto reductase — protein MNYRLLPRTDLKLSEVGFGVWTVATDWWGHIDREDGIHLLQKAHDLGVNFFDTADTYGTGYGEEVLAMAFPKQRRDIIIGTKFGYDIHDTTPRVGHKERSQKWDPAFIRFACEQSLRRLKTDYIDIYQLHNPRLPAIENDELFATLDELVKEGKLRYYAVALGPDIGWFEEGEASLKYRNIHAMQIIHSILEQEPSRRFFPIAKEKNVGLLSRVPHASEVLTDRYKTMPQFDPSDHRAFRKREWLEKAIKKANLSRFIADEADRTFAQAAIKFCLAQETICSVLPNITNPRELAEYTSAPDVPNLTPHELARLDDLWRSGFGVEEAPLPAESSS, from the coding sequence ATGAATTATCGCCTCCTCCCCCGTACTGACCTGAAGCTGTCGGAGGTAGGCTTTGGTGTTTGGACCGTGGCTACTGACTGGTGGGGCCACATAGACCGAGAGGACGGCATCCATCTCCTGCAAAAGGCCCACGACCTCGGCGTCAACTTCTTTGATACCGCCGACACCTACGGCACCGGCTACGGCGAGGAAGTCCTCGCCATGGCCTTCCCCAAACAGCGCCGCGACATCATCATCGGCACCAAGTTTGGCTACGATATCCATGACACAACCCCTCGTGTAGGACATAAAGAGCGGTCCCAGAAATGGGACCCCGCTTTCATACGGTTCGCCTGCGAGCAGAGCCTCCGCCGCCTCAAGACCGACTATATTGATATCTATCAGCTCCATAACCCTCGACTTCCTGCCATCGAAAATGACGAGCTATTCGCAACCCTGGACGAGCTTGTAAAGGAAGGCAAGTTACGGTATTACGCAGTCGCCTTAGGCCCAGACATCGGTTGGTTCGAGGAGGGCGAAGCCTCTCTAAAGTATCGCAACATTCATGCCATGCAGATAATCCACAGCATCCTTGAGCAGGAACCCTCACGCCGCTTTTTCCCCATCGCCAAAGAAAAAAACGTCGGCCTGCTGTCCAGGGTACCTCACGCGTCCGAAGTCCTCACCGACCGATACAAGACCATGCCCCAGTTTGACCCCTCCGACCACCGCGCCTTCCGCAAGCGTGAGTGGCTGGAAAAAGCTATCAAGAAAGCAAATCTATCGCGCTTCATCGCCGACGAAGCTGACCGCACCTTCGCCCAGGCCGCCATTAAGTTCTGCCTGGCCCAGGAGACCATCTGCTCCGTCCTCCCCAACATAACCAACCCTCGCGAGCTGGCCGAATACACCTCCGCCCCCGACGTCCCCAACCTCACCCCCCACGAGCTGGCGCGTCTGGACGACCTGTGGCGTTCAGGCTTCGGCGTGGAAGAAGCTCCCCTCCCCGCTGAGAGTAGCAGCTAG
- the fusA gene encoding elongation factor G has protein sequence MPSPEASKIRNVVLLSHSGSGKSALSEALLFATKAINRMGTAEAGNTVSDYEPEEAKRRSSTQTSLVPCQYSGFKINFLDTPGYDDFRGEVVPALRVCEGAVIVISAISGVEVGTENSWNMCKERNLPRIIFVNKMDRENADFQRTLNGIQAAFGRSCVPFQLPIGSAQDFKGIVNLLGKGENATASMKDEASKAKERLIEAVAESDDELANKYLEGQEIKPEELEKALKKAIQSGDLVPVLAGSATQAAGVEELLQLVTGYMPSPMEVGKTEAKNQSNGEKVELSPSKDGTLASLVFKTTADPFVGKLSFFRVYSGVFKANGEVWNANKGQSERIGQVYFMRGKTQEPTPEVGPGDIGAVSKLAVTTTSDTLCQKDKPLVFDPVVFPVGFYSMAVSPKTKADLDKMSQALARIVEEDPSLKLSREASTSETLLSGLGDVHLETTVEKVKRKFGTELTLNLPRVPYRETITSVTRSEYKHKKQSGGHGQYGHVLLRLEPRERDSGFEFAHEVVGGSVPREFWPAVEKGVTKSLGEGALAGYPVVDVKVVLYDGSYHDVDSSGMSFEIAAVQAFKKGMLDGRPTLLEPIMKLTVKVPDANTGDVIGDMNGKRGRIMGMIPENGFTTIEAEVPLAELLRYSSDLRSLTQGRASYSMEPSRYEPVPPAIGQKVVEEAKRVKEGAKA, from the coding sequence ATGCCTTCACCAGAAGCGAGCAAAATTCGAAACGTAGTACTTCTTTCACACAGCGGTTCCGGCAAAAGCGCCCTTTCAGAAGCGCTGCTTTTTGCCACCAAGGCCATAAATCGAATGGGAACCGCCGAGGCAGGTAATACAGTGTCCGACTATGAGCCTGAAGAGGCCAAGCGCCGCTCAAGCACTCAAACATCTCTGGTGCCTTGCCAGTACAGCGGATTCAAGATTAATTTCCTGGATACGCCGGGATATGACGATTTCCGCGGCGAGGTTGTGCCGGCGCTGCGGGTGTGCGAGGGCGCGGTTATAGTCATAAGCGCTATATCTGGCGTGGAGGTAGGGACTGAGAATTCTTGGAACATGTGCAAGGAGAGGAATTTACCTCGAATTATTTTCGTCAACAAGATGGACCGCGAGAACGCCGATTTCCAGCGGACTCTCAACGGCATACAGGCCGCCTTCGGCAGAAGCTGCGTTCCGTTCCAACTGCCTATAGGCAGCGCCCAGGACTTTAAGGGGATTGTGAACCTCCTGGGGAAGGGGGAGAACGCCACGGCTTCGATGAAGGATGAGGCGTCGAAGGCCAAAGAAAGGCTTATTGAGGCGGTGGCAGAGAGCGACGATGAACTGGCCAACAAGTACCTGGAAGGACAGGAGATAAAGCCGGAGGAGTTGGAAAAGGCGCTGAAGAAAGCGATTCAGAGCGGTGATCTGGTGCCGGTGCTGGCCGGGTCGGCAACCCAGGCCGCAGGAGTTGAGGAGCTGCTGCAACTGGTAACCGGCTACATGCCTTCGCCGATGGAGGTTGGGAAGACGGAGGCGAAGAATCAATCGAACGGAGAAAAGGTAGAACTGTCGCCGAGCAAGGACGGGACCCTGGCGTCCCTGGTGTTCAAGACCACGGCGGACCCCTTCGTCGGCAAGCTATCCTTCTTCCGCGTGTATTCCGGTGTCTTCAAGGCGAACGGCGAGGTATGGAACGCCAACAAAGGCCAGTCTGAGCGCATAGGGCAGGTGTATTTCATGCGCGGCAAGACGCAGGAGCCGACGCCGGAGGTGGGGCCCGGGGACATTGGCGCGGTGTCCAAGCTGGCGGTGACCACCACCAGCGACACGCTTTGCCAGAAGGACAAACCCCTGGTCTTTGATCCCGTCGTTTTCCCTGTGGGTTTCTATTCGATGGCGGTAAGCCCCAAGACCAAGGCCGACCTGGACAAGATGTCGCAGGCCTTGGCTCGCATTGTGGAGGAGGACCCAAGCCTGAAGCTGTCCCGCGAGGCGTCCACCAGCGAGACCCTGCTGTCTGGGTTGGGGGACGTGCATCTAGAGACGACGGTGGAGAAGGTCAAGCGCAAGTTTGGCACAGAACTGACGCTGAACCTGCCGAGGGTGCCATATCGGGAGACCATTACGTCGGTGACGCGGTCAGAATACAAGCACAAGAAGCAGTCCGGCGGCCACGGGCAGTATGGACACGTGCTGCTGAGGCTAGAGCCTCGCGAGCGGGACTCGGGCTTCGAGTTTGCCCATGAGGTGGTGGGTGGTTCCGTACCCAGGGAGTTCTGGCCTGCGGTGGAGAAGGGCGTCACGAAGTCTCTGGGGGAGGGGGCGCTGGCGGGTTATCCGGTGGTGGATGTGAAGGTGGTGCTGTACGACGGCAGCTACCATGACGTCGACTCCTCTGGCATGTCTTTCGAAATCGCCGCGGTGCAGGCGTTCAAGAAGGGGATGCTCGATGGGAGGCCCACGCTGCTCGAGCCTATTATGAAGCTCACGGTGAAGGTCCCCGACGCCAACACCGGCGATGTCATTGGCGATATGAACGGCAAGCGGGGCCGCATTATGGGTATGATTCCAGAGAATGGCTTCACGACGATTGAGGCCGAGGTACCTCTTGCGGAGCTGCTACGGTACTCGAGCGACCTGAGGTCTTTAACTCAGGGCCGGGCGAGCTACTCCATGGAGCCTAGCCGCTATGAGCCGGTGCCGCCTGCTATTGGACAGAAGGTGGTAGAAGAGGCGAAGCGAGTGAAGGAAGGGGCTAAGGCGTAG